A single region of the Dehalococcoides mccartyi genome encodes:
- a CDS encoding toll/interleukin-1 receptor domain-containing protein, with protein MIKTMISHAEEDDAFVDYLYEKLERAKLGLDIFVDHKRNKTGDKAQNMIDEAKRSVVFIPIFSKQWQGSEFLRNELAAAQGSLNTNIFPIKLDLNFSDLSAGIKIEFKTPDKVDGLICTDFSDKHRWELGTQDLLKAIQDKLIQLNIFQKDEFFYHDVEHIDKIIARENPSPSEIKIMIDVFLLKDGYQHYFFSRLKQLNWLAFLKLYGFFDRNPWPVEVENQPGSYTMPRWSVLDYLEWCSTQITENENSAFGEALMDIVRSVSKYRDPNGKRNDNYITDWVFIKIMANLPDQFLTIEDVDLVATYLESRWKSTLIGPEIGSKLLPAILRRGQIEKSLKLFNIATSVKWVNEVGDSSPDSIIDVYWLNDLFERNIGSLASACPLEAAEILINRIQEIIERKPSEFNIFEVAAIEDHSQDDLHKGRLPNVIVRGTRDLLNASVTRDKESALNMLAGLFKREHPIFRRLAFSVISMNWQVCSPLYKLLANRRMFNDYNIKHEVYVFLKQNFSAFPQEEKDRVIDWIESGPEKEDKEDVEGKRQAYWKQGWLSAVAPSGYPKAQELYEKYKTLTNIEPDHPDFSSWMEMGWGPDLSPISVDILVQKNNSDIANYLSSYKQSGITWKGPSREGLQGALSEAVRTHAEKFYVDLHPFTQVPIDYQYRIIGGFRKAWEEKTDLDWEKIISFCTQIVMPNEFWVKSEQNGESNLRDIIVSEIADIITDGTRDDSRAFPQNLLPQAEELLLFLLIKVESKLERPDDLLFEVLNSAKGRVLTALINYSLRVARLSNQSTTTKWSGKVKDEFTKRLDRTIEPDPRFSLTLGRYLPNLYYLDKQWVESNINLILPKNIEEHWQATMEGYLLHGKVYSTIYDLLRSNEHYQKAVETTFRDKEARKHLIQHLSIGYLLEKEEIDDQASPFHACLAPWNTESLTEIIWFFWIQREHLVDKDTQEIQTDQQDIVKRQTARILKFWRYIYDILKGKNTLTESEKKLASDLCRLTCYIKVLDPDTFEMIIFSAKFADKNFNSSFFIEYLLRLCDTSPSQVGEVYIAMLDSSTPVFDQKIIRATVTKLYESGQVDAANKISNIYGGRNIEFLRDIYEQYNS; from the coding sequence ATGATAAAAACGATGATTTCTCATGCTGAAGAAGATGATGCTTTCGTAGACTACTTGTACGAAAAGCTGGAAAGAGCAAAGCTTGGTCTTGATATCTTCGTTGACCACAAGAGAAACAAGACTGGCGACAAAGCTCAGAATATGATTGACGAGGCAAAGCGATCGGTCGTGTTCATCCCTATCTTTTCAAAACAATGGCAAGGCAGTGAATTCCTTCGAAACGAATTGGCTGCAGCTCAAGGTAGTCTTAATACGAATATCTTCCCAATCAAGCTTGACTTGAACTTCAGCGATCTGTCTGCTGGAATCAAGATCGAATTTAAGACTCCAGACAAAGTAGATGGTCTAATTTGCACCGATTTTTCAGATAAACACCGATGGGAATTGGGTACACAGGATCTACTCAAAGCAATCCAAGACAAATTGATTCAACTCAATATATTCCAGAAGGATGAATTCTTTTACCATGACGTTGAGCATATAGACAAAATTATCGCACGCGAAAATCCGTCCCCTTCTGAAATTAAAATCATGATTGATGTCTTCCTTTTAAAAGATGGTTATCAGCACTATTTTTTTTCAAGGTTGAAACAGCTGAATTGGCTGGCTTTTCTCAAGCTTTACGGCTTCTTTGACCGTAATCCATGGCCTGTTGAGGTTGAAAATCAACCTGGAAGCTATACTATGCCTCGCTGGAGCGTTCTCGATTATCTGGAATGGTGCTCTACTCAGATCACGGAAAATGAAAACTCCGCTTTCGGTGAAGCTTTAATGGATATTGTTCGTTCTGTTTCAAAGTATCGTGATCCAAACGGTAAGAGGAATGATAATTACATTACGGACTGGGTATTCATCAAAATCATGGCAAACCTCCCTGATCAGTTCCTTACTATCGAAGATGTTGATCTGGTCGCAACATATTTGGAATCCCGCTGGAAAAGTACTCTTATCGGACCAGAAATCGGCAGCAAATTATTACCTGCCATCCTAAGACGTGGTCAAATAGAAAAATCACTTAAGCTTTTTAATATCGCTACTTCCGTGAAGTGGGTTAATGAAGTCGGAGATTCCTCGCCTGATTCGATTATTGATGTTTATTGGCTTAATGACCTTTTCGAACGGAATATCGGAAGCTTAGCAAGTGCCTGTCCTTTGGAGGCTGCCGAAATACTTATAAACCGAATACAGGAGATAATTGAACGCAAGCCATCAGAATTCAATATATTTGAGGTTGCTGCTATTGAAGATCACTCTCAGGATGATCTTCATAAAGGAAGGCTTCCAAACGTTATAGTCAGAGGCACTCGAGATTTGCTGAATGCTTCAGTGACCAGAGATAAAGAATCTGCTCTTAATATGCTAGCTGGATTATTTAAGAGAGAGCATCCGATATTCCGGCGCCTTGCTTTTTCTGTTATTTCGATGAACTGGCAGGTATGTTCTCCATTATACAAATTGTTGGCTAATCGTCGCATGTTTAATGACTACAACATTAAGCATGAGGTATATGTCTTTCTGAAGCAGAATTTTAGCGCTTTCCCGCAAGAGGAAAAGGATAGGGTTATCGATTGGATTGAATCAGGTCCGGAGAAAGAGGACAAAGAAGATGTAGAGGGAAAACGGCAAGCATACTGGAAACAGGGATGGCTCTCCGCTGTTGCCCCATCGGGTTATCCAAAGGCACAAGAATTATATGAAAAGTATAAGACTCTGACCAACATTGAACCTGATCATCCGGATTTCAGCTCTTGGATGGAGATGGGATGGGGGCCTGACCTCAGTCCGATATCGGTAGACATTCTAGTCCAAAAGAATAACTCCGATATCGCGAATTATCTTTCTTCTTATAAACAATCGGGAATAACATGGAAAGGCCCTTCGAGAGAAGGATTACAGGGAGCTCTTTCCGAAGCTGTTAGGACTCACGCTGAAAAGTTCTACGTTGATCTCCATCCGTTTACCCAGGTGCCTATCGACTACCAATACCGAATTATTGGTGGCTTCCGAAAGGCATGGGAAGAAAAAACTGACCTTGATTGGGAGAAGATAATTTCCTTCTGTACCCAGATAGTCATGCCCAATGAATTCTGGGTAAAATCCGAACAGAACGGAGAAAGCAATCTCCGAGACATAATAGTTTCGGAGATTGCAGACATCATAACCGATGGAACGAGAGATGATAGCAGGGCTTTCCCTCAGAATCTATTGCCACAGGCTGAGGAGTTACTCCTATTCTTGTTGATTAAGGTAGAATCTAAGTTAGAAAGACCTGATGATCTACTTTTTGAAGTGCTTAATTCAGCTAAAGGGCGCGTTCTAACAGCCTTAATTAACTACTCTTTACGTGTTGCAAGGTTGAGTAATCAAAGCACTACTACAAAGTGGTCAGGAAAAGTTAAGGATGAGTTTACCAAACGCCTTGACCGAACCATTGAACCTGATCCGAGATTCTCACTGACACTTGGAAGATATCTGCCAAATCTCTACTACTTAGACAAGCAATGGGTTGAAAGCAACATTAACCTAATATTACCGAAAAACATAGAAGAGCATTGGCAAGCAACCATGGAAGGGTATCTTTTGCATGGAAAAGTGTATTCCACTATTTATGACCTATTGAGAAGCAACGAACACTACCAAAAGGCAGTTGAAACTACCTTTCGTGACAAAGAAGCGAGAAAGCATCTCATACAGCACCTCAGTATTGGGTACTTGCTGGAAAAGGAGGAAATCGACGATCAAGCAAGCCCATTCCATGCTTGTTTAGCTCCTTGGAACACTGAAAGTCTAACTGAAATCATCTGGTTTTTCTGGATTCAAAGAGAGCACCTCGTTGATAAGGATACTCAAGAAATTCAAACCGACCAGCAGGATATAGTTAAGAGACAAACGGCTAGGATTTTAAAATTTTGGAGATATATCTACGATATTCTAAAGGGCAAAAATACCCTAACGGAAAGTGAAAAAAAGCTCGCATCGGATCTTTGCAGGCTGACTTGTTATATCAAAGTTCTTGATCCCGATACATTTGAAATGATTATATTTTCAGCAAAATTCGCAGATAAGAATTTCAACAGCTCCTTCTTCATTGAATACCTTTTGAGATTGTGTGACACGAGTCCGTCTCAAGTAGGTGAGGTATACATCGCGATGCTTGATAGCTCAACCCCAGTATTTGATCAAAAAATTATCAGGGCTACAGTGACCAAGCTTTATGAGTCAGGACAAGTTGATGCCGCCAACAAGATAAGTAATATTTATGGTGGACGGAACATAGAATTTCTTCGCGATATTTATGAGCAATACAACTCATGA
- a CDS encoding DNA polymerase III subunit beta, protein MNIEGKRSGEGFCAHKAILVNALSRALAERVVLMDFTIGRKGFLTYIKSLGGSNVVKVVPSSNGNASGLRVADKRLKVVCGANTSYLDDMAWVGDKTPLTLCDVRVSPSNTVKPNLGALELSEALSRVVPFTAKEDNRPVLQCVLFKVADGKLTMVSADGYRLAMVKLDFDGDEGQVLINRDELRGVISALRRAYRVRVGFEKSGESLDGMSLVLDTELIRYKWRGADGNFPEYEKLIPADFNTFVSFDTNEAIRAVSSLKVLSDSKAYPIDLTIGNGKLTMSSPDDKGMAEIPADTQGDGKIRLDGSYLADALRACGGMVELKLVNSQSPMLFTSPDYELVVMPMFAGESQKPKGEAQTAEPVKAETETTEDTEPTEPEAEMVSEAEKANAVAEAEAITKAEKPKRKRSKAREPVAVA, encoded by the coding sequence TTGAATATTGAGGGCAAGCGTTCAGGTGAGGGCTTTTGTGCTCACAAGGCGATACTGGTAAACGCTCTATCAAGAGCACTAGCCGAAAGGGTAGTGCTTATGGACTTCACGATAGGGCGTAAAGGCTTTCTTACCTACATTAAGTCATTAGGCGGGAGTAATGTCGTTAAAGTCGTTCCCTCGTCTAACGGCAATGCCAGCGGGTTGCGGGTTGCCGATAAAAGACTGAAGGTGGTCTGCGGAGCTAATACCAGTTACCTTGACGATATGGCTTGGGTAGGTGATAAAACACCTCTAACACTCTGCGATGTCAGGGTAAGCCCATCAAATACTGTCAAGCCTAACCTCGGAGCACTGGAGCTATCGGAAGCACTGTCAAGAGTAGTGCCGTTCACCGCTAAAGAGGATAACAGACCAGTTTTACAGTGTGTCCTCTTTAAGGTGGCAGACGGCAAGCTCACGATGGTAAGCGCCGATGGTTACAGGCTGGCGATGGTGAAGTTGGACTTTGACGGTGATGAGGGGCAAGTCCTGATAAATCGGGATGAGCTAAGGGGGGTAATTAGTGCCCTGCGAAGGGCATACAGGGTGAGGGTGGGCTTTGAGAAAAGCGGGGAAAGCCTTGACGGAATGAGCCTTGTTCTGGACACGGAGCTAATCCGCTATAAATGGCGGGGGGCTGATGGGAACTTTCCCGAATACGAGAAGCTGATACCCGCCGACTTCAACACCTTTGTTAGCTTTGACACTAACGAGGCAATCAGGGCGGTAAGCTCACTCAAAGTCCTGTCCGATAGCAAGGCATACCCGATAGACCTCACAATCGGCAACGGCAAGCTCACAATGTCCAGTCCCGATGATAAGGGAATGGCAGAGATACCCGCCGATACACAGGGCGATGGCAAGATAAGACTGGATGGCAGTTACCTTGCTGACGCCTTAAGAGCTTGTGGCGGGATGGTAGAGCTAAAGCTGGTCAATAGCCAGTCTCCAATGCTTTTTACCAGTCCCGACTATGAGCTTGTGGTAATGCCGATGTTTGCTGGTGAAAGTCAGAAGCCGAAAGGTGAGGCACAGACCGCCGAGCCAGTCAAGGCAGAAACCGAAACCACCGAGGATACAGAGCCAACCGAGCCAGAAGCCGAAATGGTAAGCGAAGCCGAGAAAGCCAATGCTGTAGCCGAAGCCGAAGCAATTACCAAAGCCGAGAAGCCGAAGCGGAAGCGAAGCAAGGCAAGAGAACCAGTCGCCGTAGCATAA
- a CDS encoding DNA-methyltransferase translates to MSEYFKTESISIYKDDVLTTKEIPGNTIDLIVTSPPYNVDIKYNSHDDKMSYEIYLEFSEKWLGRCYEFVKEDGRLCLNIPLDKNKGGQQSVYADLTTIAKKVGWKYHTTVVWNEQNISRRTAWGSFRSASAPFIIAPVEMIVILYKERWKKTSGSCESDITKEDFMAWTNGVWTFGGESKKRIGHPAPFPLELPMRCIKLFSFVGDVVLDPFAGSGSTLIASALAGRKGIGIEIDEGYCKLAHHRLLTEAKLNQYNFESILT, encoded by the coding sequence ATGAGCGAATATTTTAAGACTGAAAGCATATCAATTTATAAAGACGATGTCTTGACCACTAAAGAAATTCCGGGAAATACTATAGACCTCATCGTCACTTCACCACCATACAACGTCGACATAAAATATAATTCCCACGACGATAAGATGTCTTACGAAATATATTTGGAATTCTCTGAAAAATGGTTGGGCAGATGCTATGAGTTTGTAAAGGAAGATGGAAGGTTGTGTCTGAATATTCCCCTGGACAAGAATAAGGGCGGTCAGCAGAGTGTGTATGCTGATCTCACTACGATTGCCAAAAAGGTAGGATGGAAATACCATACTACTGTCGTTTGGAATGAGCAGAATATCTCAAGGCGCACCGCTTGGGGCTCATTCCGTAGTGCTTCAGCGCCTTTTATCATTGCACCTGTAGAAATGATAGTAATTTTATATAAGGAACGCTGGAAGAAGACCAGCGGAAGCTGTGAATCCGATATTACAAAAGAGGATTTCATGGCATGGACAAACGGGGTTTGGACTTTTGGTGGCGAAAGCAAGAAACGGATAGGGCACCCAGCACCATTTCCTCTAGAACTTCCCATGAGGTGCATTAAATTATTCAGTTTCGTGGGTGATGTAGTCCTTGACCCATTTGCTGGAAGCGGAAGCACTTTAATTGCTAGTGCTCTGGCTGGAAGAAAAGGAATCGGTATCGAAATTGACGAAGGTTATTGCAAACTCGCACATCACAGGCTTTTAACAGAAGCAAAACTTAATCAATACAATTTTGAGTCAATATTAACCTAG
- a CDS encoding HNH endonuclease: MEHKTIGELIMAYFKSHPKQDLNHAPVVDWVEEQYMSMYGKKPRDIWRNIRSLYQQGQLIQVRKGVYRYDPNYVHDVDLYDFPADVKEEIFKRDHYRCVVCGLGRENGVEICADHKRAKDKGGTNTAENGQTLCTQHNLLKKRYSMTEAGKRFFIKMYEDAVRTDDENMIEFCSSIFNLYDQYGIDSQIQRPD; this comes from the coding sequence ATGGAACATAAAACAATTGGTGAACTCATTATGGCGTACTTCAAGTCACACCCGAAACAAGATTTGAACCACGCACCCGTAGTGGACTGGGTTGAAGAACAATATATGTCTATGTATGGCAAAAAACCTCGTGATATATGGAGAAATATTAGGAGTTTATACCAGCAAGGTCAACTAATTCAGGTCAGAAAAGGGGTATATAGATACGATCCCAATTACGTCCACGATGTAGATTTATATGACTTTCCAGCAGATGTTAAAGAAGAAATATTTAAGCGCGATCACTACAGATGTGTTGTCTGCGGACTGGGTAGAGAAAATGGGGTGGAAATTTGTGCCGACCATAAAAGAGCTAAGGACAAGGGTGGGACTAATACTGCAGAGAATGGACAGACGCTTTGCACACAGCATAATCTATTAAAGAAGCGGTATTCCATGACCGAGGCAGGGAAGAGGTTCTTTATTAAGATGTATGAAGACGCCGTCCGGACTGATGACGAAAACATGATTGAATTCTGCTCAAGTATATTTAACCTATATGACCAATACGGCATCGATTCCCAGATACAAAGACCAGATTAA
- a CDS encoding IS1595 family transposase, with protein MDWLFNIRYPEGVYCPKCDKVTKHHRIKARSSYSCDICGSQVYPTAGTIFHKSSTPLKVWFQVMYRMASTRCGISAKQIQRETGVTYKTAWRMFKQIRSLLDENCGTVKGEVEADETYIGGKHSGTRGRGAEGKTPVIGIAQRHGKIIASVSPDVSSKAITPFIAQNVALESTIYTDEFRSYNNVSKLGYKHRVVNHGREQWVDGLAHTNTIEGFWSLMKRGIDGVYHAVSPKYLQSYVNEYSFRYNHRNDETPMFQSFLEKLV; from the coding sequence ATGGATTGGCTCTTTAATATACGCTATCCCGAAGGCGTGTATTGTCCTAAATGCGATAAGGTAACCAAGCATCATAGGATTAAAGCCCGCTCCAGCTATTCCTGTGATATTTGCGGTAGCCAAGTTTACCCCACTGCTGGCACTATTTTTCATAAATCCAGCACTCCGCTTAAAGTTTGGTTTCAGGTCATGTACCGTATGGCTTCTACCAGATGCGGTATTTCCGCTAAGCAAATCCAGCGTGAAACTGGTGTTACCTATAAAACAGCGTGGCGTATGTTTAAACAAATCCGCTCTCTGCTTGATGAAAACTGTGGAACAGTAAAGGGTGAAGTAGAGGCTGACGAAACTTATATAGGCGGTAAACACTCTGGCACTCGTGGACGTGGTGCGGAAGGTAAAACTCCTGTAATCGGCATCGCACAAAGACATGGCAAGATTATTGCCAGTGTATCCCCCGATGTATCCAGCAAGGCCATCACACCATTTATAGCTCAAAACGTGGCCCTTGAAAGCACTATCTATACTGATGAGTTCAGAAGCTACAATAACGTGTCTAAACTCGGCTATAAACATCGTGTTGTCAACCATGGCAGAGAGCAGTGGGTTGATGGATTGGCTCATACCAATACAATTGAGGGTTTCTGGTCGCTTATGAAGCGTGGCATTGATGGTGTTTATCACGCTGTCAGCCCTAAGTACCTTCAATCCTATGTGAATGAGTACTCTTTTCGCTATAATCATCGGAACGATGAGACTCCGATGTTCCAGTCTTTTCTAGAGAAGCTGGTTTGA
- a CDS encoding response regulator transcription factor: MNILLVEDNDAAASTISSILRLSYHDAKITICHTGYEALESINSDKADLILLDLGLPDMNGLKVLDEIRPITGAPIIVVTACEDEENVLKALEQGADEYIIKPFRHLEFLARVKKALSKNTSQNTAIIKCGDLTIDCAKHELTFRNDKALLTRVETMIMSLLLQKNGQIVDYRDISDTLWGHAYPGSDESIRVYVSRLRIKIEKNLKTGCIIKNEAGIGYRLSFTE, translated from the coding sequence ATGAACATTCTACTAGTTGAGGACAATGATGCCGCCGCTTCAACCATAAGCTCTATTTTAAGGCTGTCTTATCATGACGCCAAAATCACCATCTGCCATACCGGCTATGAAGCATTGGAAAGCATAAACTCCGACAAAGCAGACCTGATACTGCTGGATTTGGGGCTGCCGGATATGAACGGGCTGAAAGTTCTGGATGAGATACGCCCCATCACCGGTGCACCCATTATTGTGGTCACAGCCTGTGAAGACGAAGAAAATGTATTAAAAGCTCTGGAACAAGGGGCTGACGAATACATTATCAAACCGTTCCGCCACCTCGAATTTCTGGCCAGAGTCAAAAAAGCCCTATCCAAAAATACCAGCCAAAACACGGCTATAATCAAATGCGGTGACCTTACCATAGATTGCGCCAAACACGAACTTACTTTCCGAAATGACAAGGCACTACTGACCAGAGTGGAAACCATGATTATGAGCCTGCTGCTGCAGAAAAATGGACAGATAGTAGACTACCGTGACATATCGGATACACTGTGGGGACATGCCTACCCAGGTTCAGATGAAAGTATACGGGTTTATGTATCCCGTTTGCGTATCAAGATAGAAAAAAACCTTAAGACCGGTTGCATTATTAAAAACGAAGCCGGGATAGGATACCGGTTGTCTTTTACCGAATAA
- a CDS encoding sensor histidine kinase gives MKTENNKVGVVTCVSMSNFVKNWALHRNLDVRIYPITNSCFYSVKIEMLSYYIERAILENGYCILNYGMCNESITELKNHYAERLSVVELDNCYEAAIGTAIYHERVEQGHIFRNPTTMSCWHSMPALEVMQPVKAGIYPAPITFILENGEEEKAASYVNNLKNNTALEYSVEVLHPQPHFLEDKLDQAYAKIQLASEEEDETSRQLIFPFSFHNSDEYLYILDKHDKIIFSPYVALATPNQICQRLLQLIVNRQADINFQVKDFDSLLKHRGLYLDKCKRFANRSSLTTEYEIIQNNKSTWIKETLWVSYDDNCSISNICGRMEDITEVKISEKSIAESYTKECLLRQALQDETKKRQAHLKALVHEIRTPLTPLLAASDALVNVSEKGTELYNLASSIREGAETLNSRIHDLIELERGKIGMLKLKMANYSIEDIMDELQLRYMPIFLKQHKSLVFGNETPNSEIYCDKERLLQILTNLIDNALKYTKQDDSVLVSAWIENGFLRFSVSDSGAGVPACLIPDLFTEYGKLSGGHNLSGLGLGLPIAKLYVEAHGGSIIYNPAKPKGSEFSFTIPVKGLSQKENHASG, from the coding sequence ATGAAAACCGAAAATAACAAGGTTGGGGTAGTGACTTGCGTAAGCATGAGCAACTTTGTTAAAAACTGGGCTCTGCACAGGAATCTGGACGTCCGCATTTACCCCATAACCAACTCCTGCTTCTACAGCGTAAAAATAGAGATGCTATCCTATTATATTGAACGGGCAATCCTGGAAAACGGATACTGCATTTTAAACTACGGTATGTGCAATGAATCTATCACCGAGCTTAAAAACCACTATGCCGAAAGATTATCTGTGGTAGAGCTAGATAACTGTTACGAAGCAGCCATAGGCACCGCCATCTACCATGAGCGTGTAGAACAGGGACATATTTTCCGCAATCCCACCACCATGTCCTGCTGGCACAGTATGCCCGCACTAGAAGTTATGCAACCGGTGAAAGCAGGCATCTACCCTGCCCCGATAACATTTATTCTGGAAAACGGCGAAGAAGAAAAAGCTGCCAGTTATGTAAACAACCTTAAGAACAACACTGCACTCGAGTATTCGGTTGAGGTACTGCACCCCCAACCCCACTTCTTGGAAGATAAACTGGACCAGGCCTATGCCAAAATACAGCTTGCCAGTGAAGAAGAAGACGAAACCTCCCGCCAGCTGATTTTCCCGTTCTCTTTCCACAACTCAGATGAATACCTGTATATTCTGGACAAACATGACAAAATAATATTCAGCCCCTATGTTGCTCTGGCAACTCCCAACCAGATATGCCAAAGGCTGCTGCAGCTTATTGTAAACCGCCAAGCAGATATCAATTTTCAGGTAAAAGATTTTGATTCCCTGCTAAAACACCGAGGGTTGTATCTGGATAAATGCAAACGCTTTGCTAACCGTTCGTCCTTGACCACCGAATATGAAATTATCCAGAATAATAAATCCACCTGGATAAAAGAAACCCTGTGGGTGTCTTATGACGATAATTGCTCTATATCCAATATCTGCGGGCGGATGGAAGATATCACCGAGGTGAAAATCTCTGAAAAATCCATAGCTGAAAGCTATACTAAAGAATGCCTGCTGAGGCAGGCCCTGCAGGACGAAACCAAGAAAAGGCAGGCCCACCTTAAGGCTCTGGTACATGAAATAAGAACCCCCCTCACCCCTCTGCTTGCTGCCAGTGACGCATTGGTAAATGTCTCTGAGAAAGGCACTGAACTTTATAATCTGGCCAGCAGTATCCGCGAAGGAGCAGAAACCTTGAACAGCCGAATTCACGATTTGATTGAACTTGAGCGCGGTAAAATAGGCATGCTGAAACTGAAAATGGCTAACTACTCCATTGAGGATATCATGGACGAGTTGCAGCTGCGTTATATGCCTATTTTTCTAAAACAGCATAAAAGCCTGGTCTTCGGCAATGAAACACCTAACTCCGAAATATACTGTGACAAAGAGCGTTTGCTGCAGATACTGACCAACCTGATAGACAACGCCCTGAAATATACCAAACAGGATGACAGTGTATTGGTTTCCGCCTGGATAGAAAATGGATTTCTGCGCTTTAGCGTAAGCGACAGCGGGGCGGGTGTACCTGCCTGCCTGATTCCTGACCTATTTACAGAATACGGCAAACTCAGCGGCGGGCATAACCTCAGCGGACTCGGATTAGGCCTGCCTATTGCCAAACTTTATGTTGAGGCCCATGGAGGCAGTATTATCTATAATCCGGCAAAACCCAAAGGCAGTGAATTCTCTTTTACCATACCGGTTAAAGGTCTGTCTCAAAAAGAAAATCATGCTTCAGGATAG